The sequence CATTTTCTTAATATTGaacaatattctaaaaatatcAATTACATTGTTTAATTTTAAGACTTGATTAGATCGattatatatctaaataaaCCTAATGCTCAATATTCAGGGCTAGCCGGCTAGCTTAgcaattttcattaaaattatatgttaaaatctttaattaGCAAGTTGAATctcaaatttcattaaaaaaacaaaaaaaaactaattaatctATAAAGTTATGAGGATAAAATTACTCCAAATAATTTGCATAATATTGGCGATAATTAGagaacataaaaatattatcattccAATAAATTCTAATTAGGgtataaattaaaagaacaaaatagaaAACTATTTTATTTGCGTCTCACgatttataacttatttttcatttaagtcaTTTCAATATTAAGTAAAATATCTTGCCTCATATTGTCATCGTAATAcgtaaatttaataaattgatataagaaagaagaaagaaagttaCATAAATGAACATGTGTGGCCTCTAACACGCATCCGCGGTTTTGATAGCTATCATATCACACAAAAACATCCAAATATAGActatactaaaataaataaattataaatctcactataaaaacaatataataattaatatgaattgtattaGAATgattaaaatctttaattttaatatagaaattcTGAACTTTAGTTTTTTCACCTTTAATTGAGTTGTGTATCAtatgatataaatttaattgtattttaatataatgtatCACATATcgaatgaaaatattaaaaattaatattctatATGTATAACTTGTTATCGTAGGTTGCTTATCAATTAGCGCTTTTATTTTTCGAAATTTAATTTGACTAGTCAATATATTTGTCATATTTTGCTTTTGGTTGGTTGAATTAACTAgttcttatattaaattaatttaaatttaaaaaattaaaaaactagtagaaatatattataaaactaaaaatacatataatttaattttcaaaaaatatataacaaatattttgaGACACATATATAAatggcataatatataaatatacccTTTAATTTGGCTTCGAATtacatttatgtccttcaactttgagtgtacacaagtagacacttaaacttgtatgaagttgaacaaatatacacacatgtcctacatgtcatcctacatatcattttttgtcctatgtGGTATCCTACGTGTATCGTGTCATATAGCACTCACGTGTTTacttatttaaaagttggataattaaaatgtttgtttgagcattatgaaagttggaggtcaaagttaaaatttgaagttaattttagagtttaatatatgtattatgcctgtataaatttctaatatatattttttttttgggtgttgAGGGGGGTGGGGGGATGGTGGGTGTTTGAAGTAGTTGGtggattttttttctatttaaaggCCTTAgacaaaattcaatttcaaaaattcttctctcttctatttcttttatcatccttttgtttattttctttctaaaacacaaaaatttgcctattttatcctttttttttttaagaaaaaatttttttaagaaaaaaaaatggtttgtaTGGTTTCTCGTACAGGAAGGCAAATGCAGAGGTACAATAAAGGTCATCGTCTTGTTGTTGGGTaggtgtaattttttaaatttttttaaaaaaaattgtcctaaatttttttttaaaaaattaataattattttttttcagatGTATTCCATATAGATTTACAAGAAATGGTGAATTTGAGGTGCTTGTAATTAGTTCACAAAAAGGTCATGCAATGATGTTTCCCAAGgtacatatatatgaaatattgtttttttcgttaaatcttttttaaacagactaaaaagaaaaactttgttatattaattaaaacgaaaataatattaaaattatatttttagggAGGATGGGAAACTGATGAATCAGTAGAAGAAGCAGCTTCTCGTGAATCCCTTGAAGAAGCTGGTGTTCTTGGCATTGTTCAggtaatttaataaataaatatttttattttatttttatacaagttgtaatatttaattagttagcaAATAATTTGACTggatacaaattttaaaaaatatctccaaataaaaataaagtttacGTACACTCTCTTTTAATCAGATTCTATATATGAAATTACACAAATCATGGTGTTGTTATAATTAATGTGGTGTTGTGTTTTGAGTGGACATAGAAGTTAATAAAGATTGATATTTTTTCTGAATTAGTtattgtttgcaacaaattttaaacatatgaaaaataaataaatcatacaaataaaatatgaagaaacgtgattttattcatcaagattgtGAGTATAAATCTGTTCCCCCCTTAATTCTACTCTCTAAGATGATTTATCTATGATTCGAGgaccgttagtggcgtatttctcgaactaggatgatttagatttgacctctatGAATAATCCgtcaatttgtggagtattcgagatcttgatctctttgtgGATTTttcgagatgccttttaagggaatttagtaccctttatataggcataaactaggaTTTAGGGTTAATTAGCCTTCAAGAATCATTATCTGAGTTGAACACCATTTGTAGAGTTCTAACTTGAATTGaacgcatcttgtagagtcccacaaaattttaatgtctacagttatttaaaataaatcataaatattcgTATATCTAAAAATTTCTAATAGAATCGGTCTTTTACCTAACAAAAGTAGAATATTTCTTCTAGTTATCGTTGGATATCTCAATCgtacacatttttttttggcCTCTAGTGAGTTACAGACGCAATTCGTCCAGTAAGAGAAGTTTTAGagtcgatttttttttaaagaaatgtaTGATACGTAAATTAGTTATTAAATGTATATAATTACTTTTTGGTAtagaaattttaataatttgtgTGTGTTTTTTTCAGTGTGAATTAGGAAAATGGAGATTTAAGAGCAAGAGCCAAGGCATTTATCATGAAGGTTACATGTTTCCATTGCTTGTTACTGAACAACTCTCACTTTGGCCTGAACAAAATCTAAGAAAAAGAGCATGGGTGagtattttataatattttgaacgtcctaaaaaaaaatttaataacaaaaaaaagttaagatttattttttaagtaacaagaaaaaacatattcaGTAAGATTTTATTTGTGGGAATTAAAAAAGATGGAGCGTAGACAGACCTAACTTATTATTCGTATCTTGTGTGAGGTAGGAATCATAAGCGAAGTCAAGTGGGAGCAAGGGATTTAATTTCATTCAACACAagaaattatacatatatttaagatttaaatta comes from Solanum pennellii chromosome 1, SPENNV200 and encodes:
- the LOC107029469 gene encoding nudix hydrolase 18, mitochondrial isoform X1; the protein is MVCMVSRTGRQMQRYNKGHRLVVGCIPYRFTRNGEFEVLVISSQKGHAMMFPKGGWETDESVEEAASRESLEEAGVLGIVQCELGKWRFKSKSQGIYHEGYMFPLLVTEQLSLWPEQNLRKRAWMTVEEASEACQQWWMKEALEKLVNRLNSSDFESSIS
- the LOC107029469 gene encoding nudix hydrolase 18, mitochondrial isoform X2, with the translated sequence MVCMVSRTGRQMQRYNKGHRLVVGFTRNGEFEVLVISSQKGHAMMFPKGGWETDESVEEAASRESLEEAGVLGIVQCELGKWRFKSKSQGIYHEGYMFPLLVTEQLSLWPEQNLRKRAWMTVEEASEACQQWWMKEALEKLVNRLNSSDFESSIS